From Nostoc flagelliforme CCNUN1, a single genomic window includes:
- a CDS encoding BRO-N domain-containing protein, with protein MSDLSVFVFEAQQVRFVGTVEKPEWVASDVCAILEIKNPSDALGSFDEDERGLANVYTPGDDNPQGQEMLTVSRPKTFLEALPALNLNWGMQSAEISF; from the coding sequence ATGTCAGACTTATCAGTTTTCGTGTTTGAGGCTCAACAAGTCCGATTCGTCGGTACAGTAGAAAAGCCAGAATGGGTAGCGTCGGATGTCTGTGCGATTCTTGAAATTAAGAATCCAAGTGATGCCTTAGGTTCTTTCGATGAAGACGAGAGGGGTCTAGCTAATGTCTATACCCCTGGTGATGACAATCCTCAAGGACAAGAAATGCTTACAGTCAGTAGACCGAAAACTTTTCTAGAAGCCTTACCAGCCTTGAATTTGAACTGGGGAATGCAATCCGCCGAAATCAGCTTCTGA
- a CDS encoding BRO-N domain-containing protein codes for MIASNRDCKPQKRRLKPLLFRQFSKVFDLLTVTEAGLYRLIFKSRKPVAKRFQRWVFHEVLPSLRRTGKYEMPKPNQQQNTKPTLDELVSFGQKILSGTRLSAELQTITILRGVQALCPEITPMAQELVGAIQEIVATPNRHLPPTELGKIYAERNGLPKAVRPEVVNRILESAGLQCKQVEIKTDSTGKQRQKNIWHLTEKGKLWGTVTRDKARTHDKIIEHVRWLPDVLEVIDLSVEG; via the coding sequence GTGATCGCAAGTAATCGTGATTGCAAGCCCCAGAAACGTCGGCTGAAACCCTTATTATTTCGTCAATTTTCAAAAGTTTTCGATCTACTGACAGTGACTGAAGCTGGACTTTACCGATTGATTTTCAAATCCCGTAAACCAGTCGCTAAACGTTTCCAGCGCTGGGTTTTTCACGAAGTGCTTCCCTCGCTGCGGCGTACCGGGAAATACGAAATGCCCAAGCCAAACCAACAACAAAATACTAAACCCACGCTTGATGAACTCGTTAGCTTTGGGCAAAAGATTCTGTCTGGCACAAGGCTTAGTGCAGAACTTCAAACCATCACCATCCTTCGAGGTGTACAAGCGCTGTGTCCTGAAATAACCCCAATGGCACAGGAGTTGGTCGGAGCAATTCAAGAAATCGTTGCGACTCCCAATCGACATCTGCCCCCAACTGAGCTTGGGAAAATTTACGCCGAACGTAATGGACTGCCCAAGGCTGTAAGACCAGAAGTAGTTAATCGCATTTTGGAGTCTGCTGGACTACAGTGTAAACAAGTCGAAATTAAGACTGATTCTACAGGGAAACAACGCCAAAAGAACATCTGGCATTTAACTGAAAAAGGTAAACTCTGGGGCACTGTCACAAGAGACAAAGCTCGAACTCACGACAAGATTATTGAACATGTTCGCTGGTTGCCAGATGTTCTTGAGGTGATTGATTTGAGTGTGGAGGGGTAA